A genomic region of Phragmites australis chromosome 2, lpPhrAust1.1, whole genome shotgun sequence contains the following coding sequences:
- the LOC133909556 gene encoding cullin-1-like isoform X1 translates to MNGHLNFEDGWRVLEQGIVKCSKILEGFTSTRPTVAEYMDCYDCAYRMAVQKNHYCQEMYNGYKMTLEKCVHAMVLPHLMHKRDDYLFREIVNMWSNYRIMVSCVSGFFSYLDRCYLTHSKLPSLSDAAATSFFSPVFSFFKDEVTDALLTLIRRERDGSKVDMGLLMDVMCGICRSEVQTFMNNAVLQDTYAYYSMKSSEWIMHYTLPDYLAKVQECMDKETMRLTQLSITEGGISELCLQVVSAPLMQTYDNYAREKHIGGQLLLQTYKTVEEELLGRCLSLTLGGCSDDSSFN, encoded by the exons ATGAACGGACACCTAAACTTTGAGGATGGATGGAGAGTCCTGGAACAGGGAATTGtgaaatgctcaaagattttgGAGGGTTTCACGAGTACAAGGCCCACTGTGGCTGAGTACATGGATTGCTATGA CTGTGCTTATAGGATGGCTGTGCAAAAAAACCACTATTGTCAAGAGATGTACAATGGCTACAAGATGACACTTGAGAAATGTGTCCATGCAAtg GTTTTGCCCCATCTAATGCACAAGCGAGATGACTACCTGTTTAGAGAGATTGTGAACATGTGGTCAAACTACCGCATCATGGTTAGTTGTGTAAGTGGCTTCTTCAGCTATCTGGACCGCTGCTATCTGACACATAGCAAACTACCTTCGCTTAGTGACGCTGCTGCTACTTCTTTTTTCAGTCCA GTCTTTTCCTTCTTCAAGGATGAAGTTACAGATGCTCTACTGACTCTG ATTCGCCGGGAGCGTGATGGAAGTAAGGTTGATATGGGCCTTTTGATGGATGTCATGTGTGGCATTTGTCGTTCTGAAGTCCAAACCTTCATGAACAATGCTGTGCTTCAAGATACATATGCTTACTACTCTATGAAAAGTTCCGAATGGATTATGCACTACACTCTGCCAGATTACCTTGCCAAG GTTCAGGAATGTATGGACAAGGAAACCATGAGACTAACTCAACTGTCTATTACAGAGGGAGGTATCTCAGAGCTCTGTTTGCAG GTTGTTAGTGCTCCATTGATGCAAACTTATGACAACTATGCGAGAGAGAAACATATTGGTGGTCAGCTTTTGCTTCAAACATACAAG ACTGTAGAGGAGGAACTGCTGGGCAGATGCCTTAGCTTGACACTTGGCGGCTGCTCAGATGACAGTTCTTTCAATTGA
- the LOC133909556 gene encoding putative cullin-like protein 2 isoform X2, with amino-acid sequence MNGHLNFEDGWRVLEQGIVKCSKILEGFTSTRPTVAEYMDCYDCAYRMAVQKNHYCQEMYNGYKMTLEKCVHAMVLPHLMHKRDDYLFREIVNMWSNYRIMVSCVFSFFKDEVTDALLTLIRRERDGSKVDMGLLMDVMCGICRSEVQTFMNNAVLQDTYAYYSMKSSEWIMHYTLPDYLAKVQECMDKETMRLTQLSITEGGISELCLQVVSAPLMQTYDNYAREKHIGGQLLLQTYKTVEEELLGRCLSLTLGGCSDDSSFN; translated from the exons ATGAACGGACACCTAAACTTTGAGGATGGATGGAGAGTCCTGGAACAGGGAATTGtgaaatgctcaaagattttgGAGGGTTTCACGAGTACAAGGCCCACTGTGGCTGAGTACATGGATTGCTATGA CTGTGCTTATAGGATGGCTGTGCAAAAAAACCACTATTGTCAAGAGATGTACAATGGCTACAAGATGACACTTGAGAAATGTGTCCATGCAAtg GTTTTGCCCCATCTAATGCACAAGCGAGATGACTACCTGTTTAGAGAGATTGTGAACATGTGGTCAAACTACCGCATCATGGTTAGTTGT GTCTTTTCCTTCTTCAAGGATGAAGTTACAGATGCTCTACTGACTCTG ATTCGCCGGGAGCGTGATGGAAGTAAGGTTGATATGGGCCTTTTGATGGATGTCATGTGTGGCATTTGTCGTTCTGAAGTCCAAACCTTCATGAACAATGCTGTGCTTCAAGATACATATGCTTACTACTCTATGAAAAGTTCCGAATGGATTATGCACTACACTCTGCCAGATTACCTTGCCAAG GTTCAGGAATGTATGGACAAGGAAACCATGAGACTAACTCAACTGTCTATTACAGAGGGAGGTATCTCAGAGCTCTGTTTGCAG GTTGTTAGTGCTCCATTGATGCAAACTTATGACAACTATGCGAGAGAGAAACATATTGGTGGTCAGCTTTTGCTTCAAACATACAAG ACTGTAGAGGAGGAACTGCTGGGCAGATGCCTTAGCTTGACACTTGGCGGCTGCTCAGATGACAGTTCTTTCAATTGA
- the LOC133909554 gene encoding protein SRG1, with the protein MVGQPQRVHLSFHQGSDQVGDQNRTKKSFLPIKMNGYDKSRSLSLYIATSHKHTTIILISVRRSCPTYVMAAMVEIKIGQVDDVQELQRTCLSTVPERYIRDGDDRPDGANVCAHARIPVIDVGELPRYDELKKLRLACEEWGFFQVVNHGIEDELLDEMEKVTREFFMLPLEEKEKYPMAPGGIQGYGHAFVFSEDQKLDWCNMLALGVEPAFIRQPRLWPTTPANFKETLEKYSVEVRGLCQRLLAHIAETLGLAPGMFNDMFGEAVQAVRMNFYPPCPRPELVLGLSAHSDGSAVTVLQQDMSCAGLQVLKDGAWVPVHPIPHALVINLGDTLEVLTNGRYKSVEHRAVTNGKQERLSVVTFYAPAYDVELGPLPELVTDEAPCRYRRFNHGEYSRHYVTSRLEGKKTLEFAKFNSITTAREET; encoded by the exons ATGGTAGGCCAGCCCCAACGCGTCCATCTCTCCTTTCACCAAGGTAGTGACCAAGTTGGTGATCAAAATAGGACAAAGAAATCATTCTTGCCAATAAAAATGAACGGCTATGACAAATCTCggtccctctctctctatatagcCACCTCACATAAACACACCACGATCATCTTGATCTCTGTAAGAAGATCTTGTCCAACATATGTCATGGCGGCTATGGTCGAGATCAAGATAGGTCAGGTTGATGACGTCCAGGAGCTGCAACGGACGTGCCTGTCCACCGTGCCTGAGCGGTACATCAGGGACGGGGACGACCGGCCGGACGGCGCCAACGTCTGCGCTCACGCGCGCATCCCGGTGATCGACGTCGGCGAGCTCCCGCGCTACGACGAGCTGAAGAAGCTTAGGCTCGCCTGCGAGGAGTGGGGCTTCTTCCAG GTTGTGAACCATGGCATCGAGGACGAGCTGCTGGACGAGATGGAGAAGGTTACGAGGGAGTTCTTCATGCTGCCgctggaggagaaggagaagtaCCCCATGGCGCCGGGAGGCATCCAGGGCTACGGCCACGCCTTCGTCTTCTCCGAGGACCAGAAGCTCGACTGGTGCAACATGCTAGCGCTCGGCGTCGAGCCCGCCTTCATCAGGCAGCCCAGGCTCTGGCCGACGACTCCGGCCAACTTCAAGGAGACTCTGGAGAAATACTCCGTCGAGGTCAGGGGTCTGTGCCAGAGGCTGCTCGCGCACATCGCCGAGACGCTGGGGCTGGCGCCGGGCATGTTCAACGACATGTTCGGCGAGGCGGTGCAGGCAGTGCGGATGAACTTCTACCCGCCGTGCCCGCGGCCGGAGCTGGTGCTGGGGCTGAGCGCGCACTCCGACGGGAGCGCGGTGACCGTGCTCCAGCAGGACATGTCGTGCGCCGGCCTGCAGGTGCTCAAGGACGGCGCCTGGGTGCCCGTCCATCCCATCCCGCACGCCCTCGTCATCAACCTCGGCGACACGCTTGAG GTTTTAACGAACGGCAGGTACAAGAGCGTGGAGCACCGGGCGGTGACGAACGGCAAGCAGGAGAGGTTGTCGGTGGTGACGTTCTACGCGCCGGCCTACGACGTCGAGCTGGGCCCGCTGCCGGAGTTGGTGACCGACGAGGCGCCGTGCAGGTACCGAAGGTTCAACCACGGCGAGTACAGCCGCCACTACGTCACCAGCAGACTCGAGGGCAAGAAGACGCTCGAATTCGCCAAGTTTAATTCGATCACGACTGCTCGTGAAGAAACCTGA
- the LOC133909557 gene encoding probable potassium transporter 2 isoform X1 — MDADQLPRKQYYMNLLLLAYQSFGVVYGDLSTSPLYVYKSTFSGRFRRYQNEETVFGVLSLIFWTFTLIPLLKYVTIVLSADDNNEGGPFALYSLLCRHAKLSLLPNQQAADEELSSYYRNGFAAHNGSSPWLRRFLEKHRKIKTVLLLIVLCGASMVIGDGILTPAISVLSSMSGLQVRATGLQERSVVLLSCIVLVGLFALQHQGTQKVAFMFAPIVIIWLFSIGGIGLYNILHWNPKIYQALSPYYMVKFFRMTGKDGWIALGGILLSMTGSEAMFADLGHFRSASVRVAFVTIIYPCLILQYMGQAAFLSKNIFHMRTSFYDSIPEPVFWPVFVVATLAAVVGSQAVISATFSIVKQCHVLGCFPRVKVVHTSRWINGQIYIPEINWILMVLCVAVTVAFRDTTLIGNAYGIACMTVMFVTTFLMALIVIFVWQRNILFALVFLVFFGSIEAVYLSSSLMKVPQGGWVPLVLAFIFMSVMYIWHYGTRRKYQFDLQNKVSMRSILSLGPSLGIVRVPGIGLIYTELVTGVPSIFSHFVTNLPAFHEILVFLCVKSVPMPYVSPDERYLVGRIGPKEYRMYRCIVRYGYKDVQRDDDNFENLIVMSIAKFIMLEAEDVSSASYDIANEGRMAVITTTDSGIPLAMRDFDGLADSMTTRSSKSESLRSLQSSYEKESPSVTRRRRVRFELPENDDMGQQVKDELMALVEAKHAGVAYIMGHSYIKARRSSSFLKKFAIDVGYSFLRKNCRGPSVTLHIPHISLIEVGMIYYV; from the exons ATGGACGCCGACCAGCTGCCG CGGAAGCAATACTACATGAATTTATTACTTTTAGCTTACCAGAGCTTTGGTGTCGTTTATGGGGACCTAAGCACATCACCTCTCTACGTCTATAAAAGTACATTCTCTGGAAGGTTCCGTCGATACCAAAATGAAGAGACAGTATTCGGTGTACTTTCCCTGATATTTTGGACCTTCACTCTTATTCCTTTGCTGAAGTATGTCACTATTGTCTTGAGTGCTGATGATAATAACGAAG GTGGACCATTTGCGCTGTATTCGCTCCTTTGCAGGCATGCAAAACTTAGCTTGCTTCCAAATCAACAAGCAGCCGATGAGGAACTATCTTCATACTACAGAAATGGATTTGCAGCTCACAATGGATCTTCACCTTGGCTAAGAAGGTTTCTGGAGAAGcacagaaaaataaaaactgTACTTCTTCTCATAGTTCTGTGTGGCGCTAGCATGGTGATTGGTGATGGTATCCTTACCCCGGCAATCTCAG TCCTCTCATCTATGTCTGGATTACAAGTTCGAGCTACTGGTTTACAGGAAC GTTCTGTAGTACTCCTTTCATGCATTGTATTAGTTGGTCTATTTGCCTTGCAACACCAAGGTACTCAGAAGGTCGCATTCATGTTTGCACCTATTGTCATCATCTGGCTATTTTCCATTGGTGGAATCGGTTTATACAACATACTTCATTGGAACCCAAAGATATATCAAGCTCTCTCTCCATATTATATGGTTAAGTTCTTTAGGATGACAGGGAAAGATGGCTGGATTGCTTTGGGAGGGATACTTCTTTCCATGACAG GCAGCGAAGCGATGTTTGCTGACCTTGGTCACTTTAGGAGTGCATCTGTCAGG GTGGCCTTTGTTACCATCATATATCCATGTCTTATTTTACAATATATGGGTCAGGCTGCATTTCTATCGAAGAACATCTTTCACATGCGGACAAGTTTTTATGATTCTATCCCAG AACCTGTATTTTGGCCTGTCTTCGTGGTGGCCACACTCGCTGCAGTTGTTGGTAGTCAAGCTGTCATTTCAGCAACGTTCTCCATTGTGAAACAGTGCCATGTTTTGGGATGTTTCCCGCGAGTGAAGGTTGTCCACACGTCGAGGTGGATCAATGGGCAGATATATATCCCAGAGATAAATTGGATCCTTATGGTGCTTTGTGTAGCTGTCACGGTTGCATTCCGTGATACTACTCTTATCGGCAATGCCTATG GTATTGCTTGCATGACTGTTATGTTTGTTACTACATTCTTGATGGCATTGATCGTCATCTTTGTTTGGCAAAGGAACATACTATTTGCCCTAGTTTTCCTGGTATTCTTTGGATCCATTGAAGCTGTATACTTGTCATCATCTCTCATGAAGGTTCCTCAGGGAGGATGGGTGCCTCTTGTGCTTGCTTTCATATTCATGTCTGTCATGTACATTTGGCACTATGGGACAAGAAGGAAGTACCAGTTTGACCTTCAGAACAAAGTATCGATGAGATCGATCCTGTCTCTGGGTCCAAGCCTTGGCATAGTTCGGGTTCCTGGTATTGGATTGATTTACACAGAGCTGGTGACTGGTGTACCCTCCATCTTCTCACATTTTGTCACTAATCTCCCTGCCTTCCATGAAATCCTAGTCTTTCTTTGTGTGAAGTCAGTGCCGATGCCATACGTTTCACCAGATGAGAGATACCTTGTGGGTAGGATTGGACCTAAAGAATATCGGATGTACCGTTGCATTGTCAGATATGGTTACAAAGATGTGCAGAGGGATGATGACAATTTTGAGAACTTGATAGTTATGAGCATTGCAAAGTTCATTATGTTGGAAGCTGAGGATGTTTCTTCAGCAAGTTATGATATCGCCAATGAAGGAAGAATGGCGGTCATAACAACCACTGATTCTGGGATTCCATTGGCCATGAGAGATTTTGATGGCCTAGCTGACTCCATGACTACGAGGAGCAGCAAATCAGAGAGCCTTCGAAGTTTGCAGTCCTCTTACGAGAAAGAATCGCCAAGTGTAACCCGGCGACGCCGTGTTCGCTTTGAGCTGCCAGAGAATGACGACATGGGTCAACAAGTGAAAGATGAACTTATGGCTCTTGTGGAAGCGAAACATGCAGGGGTGGCGTACATCATGGGTCATTCTTATATCAAAGCTAGGAGGAGCTCAAGTTTTCTGAAGAAGTTTGCTATTGATGTTGGCTACTCTTTCCTCCGGAAGAACTGCAGAGGTCCATCAGTCACACTGCACATTCCACACATTAGTCTGATAGAAGTCGGCATGATCTACTATGTTTAG
- the LOC133909557 gene encoding probable potassium transporter 2 isoform X2: MNLLLLAYQSFGVVYGDLSTSPLYVYKSTFSGRFRRYQNEETVFGVLSLIFWTFTLIPLLKYVTIVLSADDNNEGGPFALYSLLCRHAKLSLLPNQQAADEELSSYYRNGFAAHNGSSPWLRRFLEKHRKIKTVLLLIVLCGASMVIGDGILTPAISVLSSMSGLQVRATGLQERSVVLLSCIVLVGLFALQHQGTQKVAFMFAPIVIIWLFSIGGIGLYNILHWNPKIYQALSPYYMVKFFRMTGKDGWIALGGILLSMTGSEAMFADLGHFRSASVRVAFVTIIYPCLILQYMGQAAFLSKNIFHMRTSFYDSIPEPVFWPVFVVATLAAVVGSQAVISATFSIVKQCHVLGCFPRVKVVHTSRWINGQIYIPEINWILMVLCVAVTVAFRDTTLIGNAYGIACMTVMFVTTFLMALIVIFVWQRNILFALVFLVFFGSIEAVYLSSSLMKVPQGGWVPLVLAFIFMSVMYIWHYGTRRKYQFDLQNKVSMRSILSLGPSLGIVRVPGIGLIYTELVTGVPSIFSHFVTNLPAFHEILVFLCVKSVPMPYVSPDERYLVGRIGPKEYRMYRCIVRYGYKDVQRDDDNFENLIVMSIAKFIMLEAEDVSSASYDIANEGRMAVITTTDSGIPLAMRDFDGLADSMTTRSSKSESLRSLQSSYEKESPSVTRRRRVRFELPENDDMGQQVKDELMALVEAKHAGVAYIMGHSYIKARRSSSFLKKFAIDVGYSFLRKNCRGPSVTLHIPHISLIEVGMIYYV; the protein is encoded by the exons ATGAATTTATTACTTTTAGCTTACCAGAGCTTTGGTGTCGTTTATGGGGACCTAAGCACATCACCTCTCTACGTCTATAAAAGTACATTCTCTGGAAGGTTCCGTCGATACCAAAATGAAGAGACAGTATTCGGTGTACTTTCCCTGATATTTTGGACCTTCACTCTTATTCCTTTGCTGAAGTATGTCACTATTGTCTTGAGTGCTGATGATAATAACGAAG GTGGACCATTTGCGCTGTATTCGCTCCTTTGCAGGCATGCAAAACTTAGCTTGCTTCCAAATCAACAAGCAGCCGATGAGGAACTATCTTCATACTACAGAAATGGATTTGCAGCTCACAATGGATCTTCACCTTGGCTAAGAAGGTTTCTGGAGAAGcacagaaaaataaaaactgTACTTCTTCTCATAGTTCTGTGTGGCGCTAGCATGGTGATTGGTGATGGTATCCTTACCCCGGCAATCTCAG TCCTCTCATCTATGTCTGGATTACAAGTTCGAGCTACTGGTTTACAGGAAC GTTCTGTAGTACTCCTTTCATGCATTGTATTAGTTGGTCTATTTGCCTTGCAACACCAAGGTACTCAGAAGGTCGCATTCATGTTTGCACCTATTGTCATCATCTGGCTATTTTCCATTGGTGGAATCGGTTTATACAACATACTTCATTGGAACCCAAAGATATATCAAGCTCTCTCTCCATATTATATGGTTAAGTTCTTTAGGATGACAGGGAAAGATGGCTGGATTGCTTTGGGAGGGATACTTCTTTCCATGACAG GCAGCGAAGCGATGTTTGCTGACCTTGGTCACTTTAGGAGTGCATCTGTCAGG GTGGCCTTTGTTACCATCATATATCCATGTCTTATTTTACAATATATGGGTCAGGCTGCATTTCTATCGAAGAACATCTTTCACATGCGGACAAGTTTTTATGATTCTATCCCAG AACCTGTATTTTGGCCTGTCTTCGTGGTGGCCACACTCGCTGCAGTTGTTGGTAGTCAAGCTGTCATTTCAGCAACGTTCTCCATTGTGAAACAGTGCCATGTTTTGGGATGTTTCCCGCGAGTGAAGGTTGTCCACACGTCGAGGTGGATCAATGGGCAGATATATATCCCAGAGATAAATTGGATCCTTATGGTGCTTTGTGTAGCTGTCACGGTTGCATTCCGTGATACTACTCTTATCGGCAATGCCTATG GTATTGCTTGCATGACTGTTATGTTTGTTACTACATTCTTGATGGCATTGATCGTCATCTTTGTTTGGCAAAGGAACATACTATTTGCCCTAGTTTTCCTGGTATTCTTTGGATCCATTGAAGCTGTATACTTGTCATCATCTCTCATGAAGGTTCCTCAGGGAGGATGGGTGCCTCTTGTGCTTGCTTTCATATTCATGTCTGTCATGTACATTTGGCACTATGGGACAAGAAGGAAGTACCAGTTTGACCTTCAGAACAAAGTATCGATGAGATCGATCCTGTCTCTGGGTCCAAGCCTTGGCATAGTTCGGGTTCCTGGTATTGGATTGATTTACACAGAGCTGGTGACTGGTGTACCCTCCATCTTCTCACATTTTGTCACTAATCTCCCTGCCTTCCATGAAATCCTAGTCTTTCTTTGTGTGAAGTCAGTGCCGATGCCATACGTTTCACCAGATGAGAGATACCTTGTGGGTAGGATTGGACCTAAAGAATATCGGATGTACCGTTGCATTGTCAGATATGGTTACAAAGATGTGCAGAGGGATGATGACAATTTTGAGAACTTGATAGTTATGAGCATTGCAAAGTTCATTATGTTGGAAGCTGAGGATGTTTCTTCAGCAAGTTATGATATCGCCAATGAAGGAAGAATGGCGGTCATAACAACCACTGATTCTGGGATTCCATTGGCCATGAGAGATTTTGATGGCCTAGCTGACTCCATGACTACGAGGAGCAGCAAATCAGAGAGCCTTCGAAGTTTGCAGTCCTCTTACGAGAAAGAATCGCCAAGTGTAACCCGGCGACGCCGTGTTCGCTTTGAGCTGCCAGAGAATGACGACATGGGTCAACAAGTGAAAGATGAACTTATGGCTCTTGTGGAAGCGAAACATGCAGGGGTGGCGTACATCATGGGTCATTCTTATATCAAAGCTAGGAGGAGCTCAAGTTTTCTGAAGAAGTTTGCTATTGATGTTGGCTACTCTTTCCTCCGGAAGAACTGCAGAGGTCCATCAGTCACACTGCACATTCCACACATTAGTCTGATAGAAGTCGGCATGATCTACTATGTTTAG